A stretch of the Amycolatopsis sp. BJA-103 genome encodes the following:
- a CDS encoding SRPBCC family protein, producing MEQTPQQVFDAFTDVRGWWSEEVVHAGDEFEYHHEELHRCRMRITESVPGRKVSWLVLENHFDFTRDKTEWVGTTITFEITEKDGKTEARFTHHGLVPEYECFDVCHKAWTFYVGTSLRELITTGEGQPNRRSVLPAELAG from the coding sequence GTGGAACAGACGCCACAACAGGTCTTCGACGCGTTCACCGACGTCCGCGGGTGGTGGTCGGAGGAGGTCGTGCACGCCGGCGACGAGTTCGAGTACCACCACGAGGAGCTCCACCGCTGCCGGATGCGGATCACGGAGTCCGTGCCGGGCCGCAAGGTCTCCTGGCTGGTCCTCGAGAACCACTTCGACTTCACCCGTGACAAGACGGAGTGGGTCGGCACCACGATCACGTTCGAGATCACCGAGAAGGACGGCAAGACCGAAGCGCGCTTCACCCACCACGGGCTGGTCCCGGAGTACGAATGCTTCGACGTCTGCCACAAGGCATGGACCTTCTACGTCGGCACCAGCCTGCGCGAGCTGATTACGACCGGTGAGGGGCAGCCGAACCGGCGAAGCGTCCTGCCCGCGGAGCTGGCGGGATGA
- a CDS encoding DUF899 domain-containing protein — protein MTIVSPAEWEEARLRLLVKEKELTRARDALAAERRRMPWVTVEKPYEFDGPSGKVTLLDLFEGRRQLIVYRAFFDPGVEGFPDHACKGCSLVADQVAHVAHLNARDTTLAFASRGTQPDISRLKARMGWTMPWYTITGDFDVDHGVGEWHGTNAFIREGDQVFRTYFVNDRGDEVMGGTWSYLDITALGRQEEWEDSPEGYPQTPPYEWWNWHDAYEGAAPAGGCCSG, from the coding sequence ATGACCATCGTCTCGCCGGCGGAGTGGGAAGAAGCGCGGCTTCGTCTGCTGGTCAAGGAAAAAGAGCTGACCCGCGCGCGCGACGCCCTGGCGGCCGAGCGGCGGCGGATGCCGTGGGTCACGGTCGAAAAGCCGTACGAGTTCGATGGCCCGTCCGGCAAGGTGACGCTGCTCGACCTGTTCGAAGGGCGGCGGCAGCTGATCGTCTACCGGGCCTTCTTCGATCCCGGCGTGGAGGGTTTCCCCGACCACGCCTGCAAAGGCTGCTCGCTGGTGGCCGATCAGGTCGCGCACGTCGCACACCTGAACGCTCGCGACACCACGCTGGCCTTCGCTTCGCGGGGCACGCAACCGGACATCTCGCGGCTGAAGGCGCGGATGGGCTGGACGATGCCGTGGTACACGATCACCGGCGACTTCGACGTCGATCACGGCGTCGGCGAATGGCACGGCACCAACGCCTTCATCCGCGAAGGTGACCAGGTGTTCCGCACGTACTTCGTCAACGATCGCGGTGACGAGGTGATGGGAGGCACGTGGAGTTACCTCGACATCACCGCGCTGGGGCGGCAGGAGGAGTGGGAGGACTCGCCGGAGGGGTATCCGCAGACTCCGCCTTACGAGTGGTGGAACTGGCACGA
- a CDS encoding ArsR/SmtB family transcription factor has product MPPDTEAIAEQVFVALADPSRRSILATLASGGAATATDLADRLPITRQAIAKHLALLTEAGLVTPEQGERRRVRYRLRSAPMQVAQQFLAALARDWDGPLAALKEHLEGSS; this is encoded by the coding sequence ATGCCGCCTGACACCGAAGCGATCGCCGAACAGGTCTTCGTCGCACTGGCCGACCCGAGCAGGCGGAGCATCCTCGCCACCCTCGCCTCGGGCGGCGCCGCGACGGCGACGGATCTGGCCGATCGGCTGCCCATCACGCGGCAGGCCATCGCCAAGCATCTCGCGCTGCTCACCGAAGCCGGGCTGGTGACCCCGGAGCAAGGGGAGCGGCGCCGCGTCCGATACCGGCTACGCTCGGCCCCGATGCAGGTCGCCCAGCAGTTCCTCGCCGCGCTCGCCCGAGATTGGGACGGGCCGCTCGCGGCTCTGAAAGAGCACCTGGAGGGTTCATCATGA